The genomic window TCTTCAGGAGGGATATAGCCCGGATCTTCCAGTTTGCCACCCTCGATACTGCGACTCCAGATATTCTCATCTATACTCCAGGGTTTGGAAGTAGTTACAGATACAGGAATGCCATGTTCCTTTGCATACTCTATCTCCCATTCACGTGTCAGGTTCATGTCACGCATCGGAGCCACAACCTCCATATCGGTAAGACGGAACACAGCCTCAAATCTCAACTGGTCATTACCTTTACCGGTACAGCCATGGGCAAGGATCGAAGCCCCTTCCTTTTCTGCGATTTCCACGACCTTTTTAGCAATAAGGGGGCGGGCAATGGATGTTCCCATTACATACCCTTCATAATCTCCGTTTGCTTTTATGAGAGGGAAAATATAATCATTTACAAATTCTTCCCTGACATCAAGGGTAAAATGCAGATCACTGATGTCCTGTGCCTTTTCGGTAGCCTCCTCGACATCTTGCCGCGGCTGGCCTACGTCCACTGCTACGGTTATTACTTCATCGCAATCGTATTTTTCCTTAAGCAGGGGGACACATATTGAAGTGTCCAGACCACCTGAATAAGCCAGTACTGCCTTTTTGACCATTATTAATACCTCAACCTAAACAATAAAAAAGGAATTGAATCCGCCGTAAACTTAATTGTTCCGGCGGATCTCTTCATGATATTCGTTAATTGATTTAATCGTGCTGTTGCCCTCAGACATTGCTTTAATGGCTTCAACTGAAGCACGCGCAGCCTGTATGGTTGTAATGTATGGAACCTTGAAATCCACTGCTGCCCTGCGTATATGGTAACCATCTTTCCTGGATTGGCGGGATGTGGGGGTATTTATGATAAAGGCAACATCGCCTCTCCTGAGCATATCAATGACATTGGGGCTGCCTTCATGCACTTTCATGACAGCCTCCATACTGATACCTTTATCGGAAAGATAGCGTGCAGTACCTTTTGTACCCATGAGTTCAAGTCCCATTTCCTGCAGTCTGTGGGCAATTTCTACAATCGCTTCCTTATCCCGCTCCCTAATGGACAGGAAAACTTTTCCATTCAGCGGAAGGAGATTATCAGCACTTAGCTGGGCCTTGAAAAATGCTCTTCCAAAGTCATAATCAATACCCATTACTTCACCCGTGCTCTTCATTTCAGGGCCAAGCACCGGATCTGCACCGGGCAATTTGTCAAACGGAAGGAGGACTTCCTTGACAGAATAATGATTCAGGTAGGGTTCCCTGTCCTGCAGGTAACCAAGGTCCTTGAGACTATGACCGATGATAACCTGCGCAGCGATCTTTGCCAGGGGAATCCCGGAAGCCTTTGATACAAAGGGGATGGTACGGCTGGATCTTGGATTTGCTTCCAGGACATAAACCTTGCCATCCTTGGTTGCCATCTGGATGTTTATAAGCCCCTTTACCTCAAGCGCCATAGCAATCTTCCTGGTATAATCCCGAACCGTTTCAAGTATGTTCTCAGAGAGATCATAAGGAGGGATCACACAGGCAGAATCACCGGAATGTACTCCCGCTTCTTCGATGTGTTCCATGATTGCACCGATCAGGACATCCTTACCGTCACTCACAGCGTCCACATCGATTTCCACTGCACCTTCAAGGAAATCATCAATCAGGATAGGATGTTCGGGTGATACCCTGACAGCTTCTATCATGTAACGCTCCAGATCTGCGGAATCATAAACAATCTCCATTGCCCTTCCCCCGAGTACATAGGAGGGACGTACAAGGACCGGATAACCAATATCAGTTGCAACCTTAAGGGCTTCTTTTTCAGAGATTGCATAACCTGCATCCGGCTGATTGATTTCCATTTTTGCAAGACGCTGGTTGAATTTTTCCCTGTCTTCTGCCACATCCATATTTTCAGGGGAAGTTCCCATGATTTTCGTCTTCAGGTCTGTGCGCCTGGCAAGTTCCTTCTGCAGGGGGATTGCAAGGTTAACCGAAGTCTGCCCTCCGAATTGTACGAGCACCCCGTCAGGATTTTCCCTTTCAATGACATTCATTACATCTTCAAGGGTAAGGGGCTCGAAGAACAATTTATCCGAAGTGTCATAGTCAGTAGAAACCGTTTCAGGATTGTTATTGATTATGTGGGCTTCTATATCTTCCTCACGTATGGCATGGACTGCATGTACAGTACAGTAATCAAATTCTATTCCCTGCCCGATACGTATGGGACCGGCACCCAGAATCAGGATCTTTTTCCTGTCTGTGGGCTTACATTCACACATTGTTTCGTAACATGAATAATAATAAGGGGTTGCAGCAGCAAATTCTGCCGCACATGTATCCACCATTTTATAAGTGGAAGTGATTGCCGCATCCCTGCGTATATCATTTACTTCTTCCCTGGTTTTAGAACAGCATCTGGCTATCCTGCTGTCAGTAAATCCCATTCTCTTGGCCTTAAGAAGAAGATCGATGTTTGCTTCTCCGTTCTGGAAAAGTTGTTCTGCAACCCGGGATTCCATATTTGCAATATTGGCCATTTTTTGCAGGAAGAAAAGGTCTATACCCGTGTATTCAGAGATTTGTTCAATGGAGTAACCTTTCTTCAGGGCTTCATAGATTACAAAGAGACGCTCGCTTGTTGGCGTTTTGAGTAATGTGACAATCTCCGGGTCATCCCTGCCTTTAACCTCAAAGTCCATATCGTTATCCAGGGAACGGATGGCCTTTAGCATGGACTCTTCAATCGTCCTTCC from Methanohalophilus halophilus includes these protein-coding regions:
- the carB gene encoding carbamoyl-phosphate synthase large subunit produces the protein MPIRTDIKKIMLIGSGPIMIGQAAEFDFSGSQACRSLREEGLEVVLVNSNPATIMTDPEMADSVYIEPLEAPLIGEIIEKERPDGIIAGLGGQTGLNVTSELAEMGILEKYGVKMLGTPLDAITNTEDRELFKQTMENIGEKVARSKAISSLQEAEEMIEELGLPLIVRPAYTLGGAGGGIAHTKEELLQIVDRGIRLSRINQVLVEESVLGWKEFEYEVMRDSNDTCIVICNMENIDPMGVHTGESIVVTPSQTLNDEEHQILRTAAIKIIRELGIEGGCNIQFAAKDGEYRIVEVNPRVSRSSALASKATGYPIARVTAKIAVGMTLDEILNDVTKKTPASFEPTIDYVVTKIPRWPFDKFVTADKTLTTAMKSTGEVMAIGRTIEESMLKAIRSLDNDMDFEVKGRDDPEIVTLLKTPTSERLFVIYEALKKGYSIEQISEYTGIDLFFLQKMANIANMESRVAEQLFQNGEANIDLLLKAKRMGFTDSRIARCCSKTREEVNDIRRDAAITSTYKMVDTCAAEFAAATPYYYSCYETMCECKPTDRKKILILGAGPIRIGQGIEFDYCTVHAVHAIREEDIEAHIINNNPETVSTDYDTSDKLFFEPLTLEDVMNVIERENPDGVLVQFGGQTSVNLAIPLQKELARRTDLKTKIMGTSPENMDVAEDREKFNQRLAKMEINQPDAGYAISEKEALKVATDIGYPVLVRPSYVLGGRAMEIVYDSADLERYMIEAVRVSPEHPILIDDFLEGAVEIDVDAVSDGKDVLIGAIMEHIEEAGVHSGDSACVIPPYDLSENILETVRDYTRKIAMALEVKGLINIQMATKDGKVYVLEANPRSSRTIPFVSKASGIPLAKIAAQVIIGHSLKDLGYLQDREPYLNHYSVKEVLLPFDKLPGADPVLGPEMKSTGEVMGIDYDFGRAFFKAQLSADNLLPLNGKVFLSIRERDKEAIVEIAHRLQEMGLELMGTKGTARYLSDKGISMEAVMKVHEGSPNVIDMLRRGDVAFIINTPTSRQSRKDGYHIRRAAVDFKVPYITTIQAARASVEAIKAMSEGNSTIKSINEYHEEIRRNN